Proteins encoded in a region of the Mixophyes fleayi isolate aMixFle1 chromosome 5, aMixFle1.hap1, whole genome shotgun sequence genome:
- the PLAG1 gene encoding zinc finger protein PLAG1 isoform X2, producing the protein MATHSPEKTHKCNYCEKMFHRKDHLKNHLHTHDPNKEAFKCEECGKNYNTKLGFKRHLALHAATSGDLTCKVCLQTFESTVVLLEHLKTHAGKSSSGVKEKKHQCEHCDRRFYTRKDVRRHMVVHTGRKDFLCQYCAQRFGRKDHLTRHMKKSHNQELLKVKTEPVDLLDHFTCGVPIKDELLPVMSLSSNELTSKPFTNSLQLNLYNTQIQSMQSSATTHQMVAPALSMGMPCPIDMDHIHPSHHLSLKYPLNSTSYAISMPEKEQPLKVEIESYLMELQSGMTPSSQESPSSSKLSLDPQVGSLDDGPDGVSLSKSSVSISEPLNASSLDFSQLFNFIPANGPPYNTPVSVGNLGMGYSQEEASSSMAQLPPQDPQDPSNMCFGSLHSLSSAFTSNLSTTTTLPRFHQAFQ; encoded by the coding sequence ATGGCTACACATTCTCCAGAGAAAACCCACAAGTGTAATTATTGTGAGAAAATGTTTCACCGGAAAGATCATCTTAAGAATCACCTGCATACCCATGATCCCAATAAAGAAGCATTTAAGTGTGAAGAATGTGGAAAGAACTACAATACCAAGCTTGGGTTTAAACGTCATTTGGCCTTGCATGCTGCTACAAGTGGAGACCTCACCTGTAAAGTATGCTTGCAGACTTTTGAAAGCACGGTGGTGCTACTGGAGCACCTAAAGACCCATGCAGGCAAATCTTCCAGTGGTGTTAAGGAGAAAAAACACCAATGCGAGCATTGTGATCGGCGCTTTTACACCCGTAAGGATGTCCGTAGACACATGGTAGTGCACACTGGGAGAAAAGACTTCCTTTGTCAGTATTGTGCACAGAGGTTTGGGCGAAAGGATCATCTAACCCGTCATATGAAGAAAAGTCACAATCAAGAACTGCTGAAAGTGAAAACTGAACCTGTGGACCTGTTGGATCACTTCACCTGCGGTGTTCCTATTAAAGATGAGCTGCTTCCCGTGATGTCCTTATCTTCCAATGAACTGACATCAAAGCCATTCACAAATAGTTTGCAGTTGAACCTCTATAACACGCAAATTCAGTCCATGCAGAGTTCTGCAACTACACACCAAATGGTCGCTCCAGCATTGTCTATGGGTATGCCTTGCCCTATAGATATGGATCATATCCATCCCTCGCACCATCTTTCGCTGAAATACCCACTCAATTCTACCTCATATGCTATTTCGATGCCTGAGAAAGAGCAACCGTTGAAAGTGGAGATAGAAAGTTACCTTATGGAGTTGCAAAGTGGCATGACGCCTTCCTCCCAGGAGTCCCCTTCATCATCTAAGTTAAGTTTGGATCCTCAAGTAGGGTCATTAGATGATGGTCCTGATGGCGTGTCCCTCTCTAAAAGTTCTGTTTCCATTAGCGAACCTCTCAACGCATCATCTTTGGACTTCAGTCAGCTGTTCAATTTCATACCTGCCAATGGCCCTCCATACAATACACCTGTATCAGTTGGGAATTTAGGAATGGGCTACTCTCAAGAAGAGGCCAGTTCCTCAATGGCACAGCTCCCTCCACAGGATCCTCAAGACCCTAGCAATATGTGTTTCGGTTCTTTACACTCGTTGTCCTCTGCTTTCACAAGCAATCTAAGTACAACCACAACATTGCCACGATTTCATCAAGCTTTCCAGTAG
- the PLAG1 gene encoding zinc finger protein PLAG1 isoform X1, with the protein MATVIPGDLSEVRDSQKVPSGKRKRGETKPRKNFPCQLCDKAFNSVEKLKVHSYTHTGERPYKCTQQDCTKAFVSKYKLLRHMATHSPEKTHKCNYCEKMFHRKDHLKNHLHTHDPNKEAFKCEECGKNYNTKLGFKRHLALHAATSGDLTCKVCLQTFESTVVLLEHLKTHAGKSSSGVKEKKHQCEHCDRRFYTRKDVRRHMVVHTGRKDFLCQYCAQRFGRKDHLTRHMKKSHNQELLKVKTEPVDLLDHFTCGVPIKDELLPVMSLSSNELTSKPFTNSLQLNLYNTQIQSMQSSATTHQMVAPALSMGMPCPIDMDHIHPSHHLSLKYPLNSTSYAISMPEKEQPLKVEIESYLMELQSGMTPSSQESPSSSKLSLDPQVGSLDDGPDGVSLSKSSVSISEPLNASSLDFSQLFNFIPANGPPYNTPVSVGNLGMGYSQEEASSSMAQLPPQDPQDPSNMCFGSLHSLSSAFTSNLSTTTTLPRFHQAFQ; encoded by the exons ATGGCCACTGTCATTCCCGGTGATTTGTCAGAAGTAAGAGATTCCCAGAAAGTCCCTTCAGGGAAGCGTAAACGTGGTGAAACAAAACCAAGAAAAAACTTCCCTTGCCAACTGTGTGACAAGGCATTTAACAGTGTTGAAAAATTAAAAGTCCATTCATacactcacacaggagagaggcCCTACAAGTGCACACAACAAGACTGCACCAAGGCCTTTGTTTCTAAATACAAATTATTAAG GCATATGGCTACACATTCTCCAGAGAAAACCCACAAGTGTAATTATTGTGAGAAAATGTTTCACCGGAAAGATCATCTTAAGAATCACCTGCATACCCATGATCCCAATAAAGAAGCATTTAAGTGTGAAGAATGTGGAAAGAACTACAATACCAAGCTTGGGTTTAAACGTCATTTGGCCTTGCATGCTGCTACAAGTGGAGACCTCACCTGTAAAGTATGCTTGCAGACTTTTGAAAGCACGGTGGTGCTACTGGAGCACCTAAAGACCCATGCAGGCAAATCTTCCAGTGGTGTTAAGGAGAAAAAACACCAATGCGAGCATTGTGATCGGCGCTTTTACACCCGTAAGGATGTCCGTAGACACATGGTAGTGCACACTGGGAGAAAAGACTTCCTTTGTCAGTATTGTGCACAGAGGTTTGGGCGAAAGGATCATCTAACCCGTCATATGAAGAAAAGTCACAATCAAGAACTGCTGAAAGTGAAAACTGAACCTGTGGACCTGTTGGATCACTTCACCTGCGGTGTTCCTATTAAAGATGAGCTGCTTCCCGTGATGTCCTTATCTTCCAATGAACTGACATCAAAGCCATTCACAAATAGTTTGCAGTTGAACCTCTATAACACGCAAATTCAGTCCATGCAGAGTTCTGCAACTACACACCAAATGGTCGCTCCAGCATTGTCTATGGGTATGCCTTGCCCTATAGATATGGATCATATCCATCCCTCGCACCATCTTTCGCTGAAATACCCACTCAATTCTACCTCATATGCTATTTCGATGCCTGAGAAAGAGCAACCGTTGAAAGTGGAGATAGAAAGTTACCTTATGGAGTTGCAAAGTGGCATGACGCCTTCCTCCCAGGAGTCCCCTTCATCATCTAAGTTAAGTTTGGATCCTCAAGTAGGGTCATTAGATGATGGTCCTGATGGCGTGTCCCTCTCTAAAAGTTCTGTTTCCATTAGCGAACCTCTCAACGCATCATCTTTGGACTTCAGTCAGCTGTTCAATTTCATACCTGCCAATGGCCCTCCATACAATACACCTGTATCAGTTGGGAATTTAGGAATGGGCTACTCTCAAGAAGAGGCCAGTTCCTCAATGGCACAGCTCCCTCCACAGGATCCTCAAGACCCTAGCAATATGTGTTTCGGTTCTTTACACTCGTTGTCCTCTGCTTTCACAAGCAATCTAAGTACAACCACAACATTGCCACGATTTCATCAAGCTTTCCAGTAG